One stretch of Roseimicrobium sp. ORNL1 DNA includes these proteins:
- the tsaD gene encoding tRNA (adenosine(37)-N6)-threonylcarbamoyltransferase complex transferase subunit TsaD — protein MLSARLLALETSCDETAAAVLTAEGTVLSSVVASQIEAHRIYGGVVPEVASRNHILHMRGLVEQAVADAGVSLKDIGAFAATSGPGLVSSLLIGSTTAKALALAEGRPFLAINHLEGHLLSPFMPAGETAPETLPEIPSHVALIVSGGHTMLLHVRGVGDYKLLGRTRDDAAGEAFDKVAKMLGLPYPGGPEIDRRAKSGKRDAYDFPRSMMERGSNEFSFSGLKTSVLYLLPKVDLTSEQVMADVCASFQEAVVEVLVEKTVRAARACGEKLVAVSGGVSCNTRVRELFAKRAKDFGLTLQLAHPSYSTDNAAMIGFAAVQRWKAGYSSPLEVDVNPNLPLVG, from the coding sequence ATGCTTTCTGCCCGCCTGCTCGCTCTGGAAACCTCTTGCGATGAGACTGCTGCCGCTGTGCTTACGGCGGAGGGCACCGTGCTCAGCAGCGTGGTGGCCTCGCAAATCGAGGCTCATCGCATTTACGGTGGGGTGGTGCCGGAGGTGGCCTCGCGAAATCATATCCTGCACATGCGCGGTTTGGTGGAGCAGGCGGTAGCAGATGCCGGTGTCTCGCTGAAGGACATCGGCGCCTTTGCCGCCACGAGCGGTCCGGGTCTGGTGAGCTCGCTCCTGATTGGCAGCACCACGGCCAAGGCACTCGCGCTGGCGGAGGGCAGGCCGTTTCTGGCTATCAATCATCTGGAAGGCCATCTCCTCTCGCCCTTCATGCCTGCGGGTGAGACTGCGCCCGAGACCCTGCCGGAGATTCCCTCCCACGTGGCGCTCATCGTGAGCGGGGGGCATACCATGCTCCTGCACGTGCGTGGAGTGGGGGACTACAAGCTGCTGGGTCGCACGCGTGATGATGCTGCTGGTGAAGCCTTCGACAAGGTGGCGAAGATGCTCGGCCTGCCCTATCCCGGCGGACCCGAGATCGACCGTCGTGCGAAGTCTGGGAAACGCGATGCTTATGACTTTCCGCGCAGCATGATGGAGCGCGGCAGCAACGAATTCTCCTTCAGCGGCCTGAAGACCTCCGTGCTCTACCTCCTGCCGAAAGTGGACCTCACGTCCGAGCAGGTCATGGCGGATGTGTGCGCCTCCTTCCAGGAAGCCGTGGTGGAAGTGCTGGTGGAAAAGACCGTGCGCGCCGCGCGTGCCTGTGGTGAGAAACTGGTCGCCGTGAGCGGTGGGGTGAGCTGCAACACCCGCGTGCGCGAGCTCTTTGCCAAACGCGCGAAGGACTTCGGCCTCACCCTCCAGCTCGCGCACCCAAGCTACAGCACGGACAACGCCGCCATGATCGGCTTCGCCGCCGTGCAGCGGTGGAAAGCCGGATACTCCTCACCGCTGGAGGTGGATGTGAATCCGAACTTGCCGCTGGTGGGTTGA
- a CDS encoding EcsC family protein has product MKSGSAPKDAASLMEWLMDKSVNGTAPLSSAEDLAQEYLIDESYADDGERIDALIQWETTKNFTAGFITGLGGILTMPVSVPADMLASWLIQARMSAAIARICGFDLSSDRVQTFILACLAGDAVKDVGKAAGIDLTQGVTKTMMKKVSAEVVEELHEQVGKRLMTAAAKKGATSLARGIPLLGGVVGGVFDATACNVVGRTAKALFYPRRKSRAA; this is encoded by the coding sequence ATGAAATCCGGCAGTGCTCCGAAGGATGCAGCCTCCCTCATGGAGTGGCTCATGGACAAGTCCGTGAATGGCACCGCGCCGCTCTCCTCTGCGGAGGACCTGGCGCAGGAGTATCTCATTGATGAATCCTATGCGGATGACGGCGAGCGCATCGATGCGCTCATCCAGTGGGAGACGACGAAGAACTTCACTGCGGGATTCATCACCGGACTGGGTGGCATTCTTACGATGCCCGTGAGTGTGCCGGCGGACATGCTGGCTTCCTGGCTCATCCAGGCACGCATGTCAGCGGCGATTGCTCGTATCTGTGGTTTTGATTTGAGCTCGGATCGTGTGCAGACTTTCATCCTCGCCTGCCTTGCAGGAGATGCAGTGAAGGACGTGGGCAAAGCCGCCGGGATCGACCTCACCCAGGGAGTGACCAAGACCATGATGAAGAAGGTCTCCGCCGAAGTCGTGGAGGAACTGCACGAGCAAGTGGGCAAGCGTCTCATGACTGCCGCTGCGAAGAAAGGTGCCACCAGCCTTGCACGTGGCATCCCGTTGTTGGGTGGAGTCGTGGGTGGGGTATTTGATGCGACGGCTTGCAACGTCGTGGGCCGCACGGCGAAGGCGTTGTTTTATCCACGCAGGAAGAGCAGGGCGGCTTGA
- a CDS encoding serine hydrolase domain-containing protein → MTMTRSHFSTSLCAALLAATCCSSFTTSSWARDDRKPTVLAPALQKFVDDNTISGAVLMVTSPDKVLALETVGSANLESKAPMKDDAMFWIASMTKPMTAMGLMMLVEEGKLSIDDPVEKHLPEFKGQMLIEEKTPERVVLKKPQRPITVKDLLTHTSGLISDLPGGGSALDMLTLQGAVVGYAVSPLQFEPGSKWQYCNPGINTLGRLIEVKSGQPFAQFMQERFFEPLGMKDTTFWPTEEQLKRIATSYKPGPEGKGLEATTVKYLSPNLKDRQRMPLAAGGLFSTASDLARMYQMVLNGGKLGKKRYLKEDTLKLMTTNQTGDLKVSFSDGMHMGLGFHIVNTPMGVTEALSPGSFGHGGAYGTQAWIDPTKKLAIVLLIQRAGLPNSDKSDMRAALQRAAVDAFGKEAAAAAQ, encoded by the coding sequence ATGACGATGACGCGCTCCCATTTCTCCACCTCGCTGTGCGCCGCGCTCCTGGCGGCCACATGCTGTAGCAGCTTCACCACCTCCTCGTGGGCGCGAGACGATCGCAAGCCCACCGTGCTCGCGCCGGCGCTGCAGAAGTTTGTGGATGACAACACCATCTCCGGTGCCGTGCTCATGGTCACGTCTCCGGACAAGGTGCTCGCGCTGGAAACCGTGGGCTCTGCCAATCTGGAGAGCAAGGCGCCGATGAAGGATGATGCGATGTTCTGGATTGCCTCCATGACCAAGCCCATGACGGCGATGGGACTCATGATGCTGGTGGAGGAGGGCAAGCTGAGCATTGATGACCCGGTGGAAAAACATCTGCCTGAGTTCAAGGGGCAGATGCTCATCGAGGAGAAGACTCCCGAGCGCGTGGTGCTGAAGAAGCCCCAGCGTCCCATTACAGTGAAGGACCTGCTCACGCACACGAGCGGCCTCATCAGCGACCTCCCCGGTGGCGGTTCGGCGTTGGACATGCTCACCCTCCAGGGTGCCGTGGTGGGCTATGCCGTCTCGCCCCTGCAGTTCGAACCGGGCAGCAAGTGGCAGTACTGCAACCCCGGCATCAATACCCTCGGTCGTCTCATTGAGGTGAAGAGTGGCCAGCCCTTCGCGCAATTCATGCAGGAACGTTTCTTTGAGCCGCTTGGCATGAAGGACACCACCTTCTGGCCCACGGAAGAACAGCTCAAGCGCATCGCCACCTCCTACAAGCCGGGACCTGAAGGCAAGGGTCTGGAAGCCACCACGGTGAAATACCTGAGCCCGAATCTGAAGGACCGTCAGCGCATGCCGCTTGCTGCAGGTGGTCTCTTCTCCACCGCGTCCGACCTGGCCAGGATGTACCAGATGGTGCTGAACGGCGGCAAGCTCGGCAAGAAGCGTTACCTCAAGGAGGACACGCTCAAGCTGATGACCACCAACCAGACCGGTGACCTGAAGGTGAGCTTCAGCGACGGCATGCACATGGGCCTGGGTTTCCACATCGTGAATACTCCCATGGGTGTGACGGAAGCGCTCAGCCCGGGCAGCTTCGGCCATGGTGGCGCTTATGGCACCCAGGCCTGGATCGATCCTACGAAGAAGCTCGCCATCGTGCTGCTCATTCAGCGCGCCGGCCTGCCGAACTCCGACAAGAGCGACATGCGCGCCGCCCTGCAGCGCGCCGCGGTGGATGCGTTTGGGAAAGAAGCTGCAGCGGCGGCGCAGTGA
- a CDS encoding prolyl oligopeptidase family serine peptidase has protein sequence MPSTLLPQGLAYPETKKQSVEDDYFGTKVQDPYRWLEDDNSDETKAWVEEQNKVTLGWLEKIPQRDQIRNRLQELFNFERFGVPFKKGGQYFYTRNTGLQNQSVLYVTPSLEQEGRELLDPNKLSEDGTVSLTETAVSEDGKLMVVGTSSAGSDWQEFRIKDIATGKDLPEVLQWIKFSGATWMRDDSGFFYCRYPKPEGGAALTERNENQSVWFHVPGKKQSEDKLIYARTDQPGWSYSPYVTEDGRYLILSISKDTSSKTQVFYKDLTQERSGFVELLTGFDAAYNFIENQGSVFYFHTDFNAPRYRVVAIDVTKPEKKHWREIIPQTEHKLEGVAMLGGQLIGEYLQDAKSAVRTFDLEGKLIRDVALPGIGSVGGFSGENSETESFYAFSGFTAPTTIFRYDVPTGVSTVWRQPKLNYDGTQLEAKQVFYNSKDGTRVPMFIVHKKGLKLDGNNPCLLYGYGGFDISLTPSFSVSRAVWMEKGGVFAMPNLRGGGEYGSEWHEAGTKLRKQNTFDDFIAAAEWLIKEGYTQPSKLAIQGGSNGGLLVGACMLQRPDLFGAALPGVGVMDMLRFHKFTIGWAWKSDYGSSEKPDEFKALLKYSPLHNLKEGTRYPATLVTTADHDDRVVPAHSFKFAARLQECQAKDGPPVLIRIETSAGHGGGTALSKIIEETADEWAFLLKVLGVE, from the coding sequence ATGCCATCGACGCTCCTTCCCCAAGGCCTTGCCTATCCCGAGACGAAAAAGCAGTCCGTAGAGGATGACTACTTCGGCACGAAGGTACAGGACCCGTATCGCTGGCTGGAGGATGACAACAGTGACGAGACCAAGGCCTGGGTGGAAGAGCAGAACAAGGTGACCCTTGGCTGGCTGGAAAAAATCCCCCAGCGGGACCAGATTCGCAATCGCCTCCAGGAGCTCTTCAACTTCGAGCGGTTTGGCGTTCCTTTCAAAAAAGGTGGGCAGTACTTCTACACGCGCAACACCGGTCTGCAGAACCAGAGCGTGCTGTATGTGACGCCTTCTCTGGAGCAGGAGGGGCGCGAACTGCTGGATCCCAACAAGCTCTCCGAAGACGGCACCGTCTCTCTCACGGAAACCGCGGTGAGTGAGGATGGGAAACTCATGGTGGTAGGCACCTCCAGCGCGGGCAGTGACTGGCAGGAATTCCGCATCAAAGACATCGCCACCGGCAAGGACCTGCCGGAAGTGCTGCAGTGGATCAAGTTCAGCGGCGCGACCTGGATGCGCGATGACAGTGGCTTCTTCTACTGCCGCTACCCCAAGCCGGAAGGCGGCGCGGCTCTCACCGAGCGCAATGAGAACCAGAGTGTGTGGTTTCACGTTCCCGGAAAAAAGCAGTCCGAGGACAAGCTCATCTACGCCCGCACGGACCAGCCCGGCTGGAGCTACAGCCCCTATGTCACCGAGGATGGGCGCTACCTGATTCTCAGCATCAGCAAGGACACGAGTTCGAAAACGCAGGTCTTCTACAAGGATCTCACCCAGGAGCGTTCGGGCTTTGTGGAGTTGCTCACGGGATTCGACGCCGCGTACAACTTCATCGAAAACCAGGGCTCCGTGTTCTACTTCCACACGGACTTCAATGCGCCGCGTTATCGTGTCGTCGCCATTGATGTCACCAAGCCGGAGAAGAAGCACTGGCGTGAAATCATCCCGCAGACGGAGCACAAGCTGGAAGGCGTGGCTATGTTGGGTGGCCAGCTCATCGGCGAGTATCTGCAGGATGCGAAATCCGCCGTACGCACGTTCGACCTGGAAGGCAAACTCATTCGGGATGTGGCCCTGCCCGGCATCGGCAGCGTTGGTGGATTCAGTGGGGAGAACTCAGAGACGGAGAGCTTCTATGCCTTCTCCGGCTTCACCGCGCCGACTACCATCTTCCGCTATGATGTGCCCACCGGCGTGAGCACTGTCTGGCGCCAGCCGAAGCTGAATTATGACGGCACACAGCTCGAAGCGAAGCAGGTCTTCTACAACAGCAAGGACGGCACGCGCGTGCCCATGTTCATTGTGCACAAGAAGGGCCTGAAGCTGGATGGCAATAATCCGTGCCTGCTTTACGGTTATGGCGGCTTCGATATCAGTCTTACCCCAAGCTTCTCCGTAAGCCGTGCGGTGTGGATGGAAAAGGGTGGCGTCTTCGCCATGCCCAACCTTCGTGGCGGTGGCGAGTACGGCTCCGAGTGGCACGAAGCTGGCACCAAGCTGCGCAAACAAAACACCTTCGATGACTTCATCGCCGCTGCAGAGTGGCTCATCAAGGAAGGCTATACCCAGCCCTCGAAGCTCGCGATTCAAGGTGGCAGCAACGGCGGCCTGCTCGTGGGCGCCTGCATGCTTCAGCGCCCCGATTTGTTTGGCGCGGCGCTGCCGGGTGTGGGTGTCATGGACATGCTGCGCTTTCACAAGTTCACCATCGGCTGGGCATGGAAGAGCGACTACGGCAGCAGCGAGAAGCCGGATGAGTTCAAGGCACTGCTCAAGTACTCCCCGCTGCATAATCTCAAGGAAGGCACGCGCTATCCCGCCACCCTCGTCACCACGGCGGATCATGATGACCGCGTGGTGCCCGCGCACAGCTTCAAGTTCGCTGCGCGGCTGCAGGAATGTCAGGCCAAGGATGGCCCGCCCGTACTCATCCGCATCGAGACCAGCGCCGGCCACGGTGGCGGCACCGCGCTGAGCAAGATCATTGAAGAGACCGCGGACGAGTGGGCCTTTCTGCTGAAGGTGCTCGGGGTGGAGTAG
- a CDS encoding GNAT family N-acetyltransferase produces the protein MLQFFKDLWWYLGYPWPKSALRKLRALKISVCPAERLPECLGLYERNIPHGLPADHLEEYADVIYGGKQLVLLVEDGDKLLATFTLARYARGNQISLAYVLVDPVHHRSGVGTTMIFATIAMLSGENRNAILGITALPTSAAFYKKLGFSKVGRIKIDNGQSVGLFSVFIWSGVSCDCLRWLNEAGVRLDANGGMIPVIEPPKRESETLDSGNS, from the coding sequence ATGCTCCAATTCTTCAAAGACCTTTGGTGGTATCTTGGATACCCCTGGCCCAAGTCCGCCCTGAGGAAACTCCGGGCCCTCAAGATTTCAGTTTGTCCAGCGGAGCGGTTACCAGAGTGCCTGGGACTTTACGAGCGGAACATCCCTCACGGACTTCCTGCCGATCACTTGGAGGAATACGCTGATGTGATTTACGGCGGAAAGCAGCTTGTCCTGCTCGTGGAGGATGGGGACAAGCTCCTGGCCACATTCACCCTCGCACGCTATGCCCGGGGCAACCAAATCTCGCTAGCCTACGTGCTGGTGGATCCTGTCCATCATCGCAGTGGCGTTGGCACCACGATGATCTTCGCGACTATCGCCATGCTTTCCGGGGAAAACAGAAATGCAATCCTCGGGATCACAGCCCTCCCAACTTCAGCGGCATTTTACAAGAAATTGGGATTCTCAAAGGTGGGGAGAATAAAAATCGACAATGGACAATCCGTCGGGCTTTTTTCCGTCTTCATCTGGTCGGGAGTAAGCTGCGATTGCCTGAGGTGGTTGAACGAAGCAGGAGTCCGACTTGATGCAAACGGAGGTATGATCCCAGTGATTGAACCTCCAAAAAGAGAATCGGAGACCCTGGATTCAGGAAACAGCTAA
- a CDS encoding NAD(P)/FAD-dependent oxidoreductase, whose protein sequence is MNANAENSESRPRVVIVGAGFGGLSAAKALGNKDVQVTVLDRENHHLFQPLLYQVATAGLSPANIAQPVRAILRSKENIEILMADVTGFDVEKKLVLAGDRSIPYDHLIVATGARHSYFGHPEWEAYAPGLKTLDDALGIRRRLLLAFEKAEAEKDPVEREHLMTFVIVGAGPTGVEMAGAISEIARETMLRDFHHIDPSEARVILLDASDRVLQAFDPKLSEQAQGQLRNLKVDVRLKVAVQDVNESGVSTASGFIYARTVIWAAGNAASPLMKALPGTLDRAGRIQVTPELNLPDHPEIYVIGDTALCLGKDGKPLPGVSPVAMQQGKCAAKNILARIKGNVTKPFSYWDRGSMATIGRNRAVADLHFVKFSGLPAWLTWVFVHLIFLMNMSSRVSVFLIWVWSYFTRAQGARLITSVGQVKKD, encoded by the coding sequence ATGAACGCAAACGCAGAGAATTCAGAATCGCGTCCCCGGGTGGTGATTGTTGGGGCAGGTTTCGGCGGACTGTCCGCCGCCAAGGCTCTGGGAAACAAGGACGTGCAGGTCACCGTGCTCGACCGTGAGAATCACCACCTCTTCCAGCCGCTGCTCTACCAGGTGGCCACAGCCGGACTCTCCCCGGCAAATATCGCCCAGCCCGTGCGAGCCATCTTGAGGAGCAAGGAGAACATCGAGATCCTCATGGCGGATGTCACCGGTTTCGATGTGGAGAAGAAACTCGTGCTGGCTGGTGATCGCAGCATCCCCTACGACCATCTTATCGTAGCGACCGGAGCGCGGCATTCTTATTTTGGCCATCCGGAGTGGGAAGCCTACGCGCCCGGGTTGAAGACACTGGACGATGCCCTCGGCATCCGTCGCCGGCTGCTGCTGGCCTTTGAGAAAGCAGAAGCGGAGAAGGACCCCGTGGAGCGCGAGCACTTGATGACCTTTGTTATCGTGGGCGCAGGTCCCACGGGCGTGGAGATGGCGGGCGCCATTTCGGAGATTGCTCGTGAGACGATGTTGCGTGACTTCCACCACATCGACCCCTCGGAGGCGAGGGTGATCCTCTTGGATGCGTCAGATCGCGTGCTGCAGGCCTTTGACCCGAAGCTCTCGGAGCAGGCACAAGGACAGCTCCGCAATCTGAAGGTGGATGTGCGGCTGAAGGTCGCTGTGCAGGATGTGAATGAGTCGGGCGTGAGCACCGCCAGTGGATTCATTTATGCGCGCACCGTCATCTGGGCGGCGGGCAATGCTGCTTCACCGCTGATGAAGGCACTTCCCGGCACACTGGATCGCGCCGGGCGCATCCAGGTCACGCCAGAGCTGAATCTTCCGGATCATCCTGAGATCTACGTGATCGGTGATACCGCCCTCTGCTTGGGGAAAGATGGTAAACCGCTGCCCGGCGTTTCACCCGTGGCCATGCAGCAGGGAAAGTGCGCCGCGAAGAACATCCTGGCGCGCATCAAAGGGAACGTGACAAAGCCTTTCTCCTATTGGGACCGCGGCAGCATGGCCACCATCGGGCGGAATCGCGCCGTGGCGGATTTGCATTTCGTGAAGTTCAGCGGCCTGCCCGCCTGGCTCACGTGGGTCTTCGTGCACCTCATCTTCCTCATGAACATGAGCAGCCGTGTGTCCGTGTTCCTCATCTGGGTGTGGTCCTACTTTACCCGGGCGCAGGGAGCGAGGTTGATCACGAGTGTCGGGCAGGTGAAGAAGGATTGA
- a CDS encoding polysaccharide biosynthesis/export family protein, translated as MLLLRLALLSTCTLLVVSGSVAQDASLVKVPNYTSASPTGRFLIEQYHTTTGDIWDWEFWISRKGGGSAVKLQTGKRDPAMYGALFSFHPSEKWLIRVQKTGSGDSVAVLYRITKEGAVVKDGPGEAFDELAWTEFDRVYSLSGDGTQRYHTGCHFLGWEADGETLRLQLTAAHCYGDYWADWTVHYHLGTRRFFFASDDREHNKRNGLVWKKKRDNLSVRNRARPEHDELRVLRAGDVISVQIPAAGRDKHMLTVMQDGFVEVPYIGEVRAAGRTCRQLALFIQCEIEKQYFG; from the coding sequence ATGCTGCTGCTGAGACTGGCACTTTTATCCACGTGCACGCTGCTGGTGGTCAGCGGATCGGTGGCGCAGGACGCATCCCTGGTAAAAGTCCCCAACTACACCTCCGCTTCTCCGACGGGGCGATTCCTCATCGAGCAGTATCACACCACCACGGGAGATATCTGGGATTGGGAGTTTTGGATTTCACGCAAGGGTGGCGGATCCGCAGTGAAGCTGCAGACAGGAAAGCGCGATCCCGCCATGTACGGCGCTTTATTTTCGTTTCATCCGTCAGAGAAATGGCTCATCCGTGTACAAAAGACCGGCAGTGGAGACAGCGTTGCCGTGCTGTATCGCATCACCAAGGAGGGCGCTGTGGTGAAGGATGGGCCCGGGGAAGCCTTCGACGAGTTGGCTTGGACAGAGTTTGATCGCGTGTACTCGCTCTCGGGTGATGGTACGCAGCGTTACCACACTGGGTGTCACTTTCTTGGATGGGAGGCTGACGGCGAAACACTGCGACTACAACTCACCGCGGCGCATTGCTATGGGGACTACTGGGCAGACTGGACCGTGCACTACCACTTGGGCACAAGGAGGTTCTTTTTTGCCAGTGACGACCGTGAACACAACAAGAGGAACGGGTTGGTGTGGAAGAAGAAGCGAGACAATCTCTCCGTTCGTAACCGTGCCAGGCCCGAGCATGATGAACTTCGTGTCCTCCGTGCCGGAGACGTGATCTCCGTCCAAATTCCTGCAGCAGGCCGCGACAAGCATATGCTGACGGTGATGCAGGACGGTTTTGTGGAAGTGCCATACATCGGAGAAGTCAGAGCCGCAGGGCGGACGTGCAGGCAACTGGCTCTCTTCATCCAATGCGAAATTGAGAAGCAGTATTTTGGCTGA
- the fusA gene encoding elongation factor G, producing the protein MRTTTTNTTPATQRERIRNIGIAAHIDAGKTTLTERILLASGAIHHAGDVHEGNTTTDFDPLERAKGITISAAAIPCAWTPREETGVAKLFAGQRHALNIIDTPGHVDFTAEVERSMRVLDGAIAVFSGVDGVQPQSETVWRQADRYGVPRLAFVNKMDRTGADFMRVVKQLQTQLGTNAWPVLAPIGAEDELRGQVDVISQRRYIFSRESQQSCTVEEGPSDDDGPAAALRSELVNRIAELDDVVAELWLSDQTVPDEVLRAAVRRQTLAGKFVPVIGGSAYRYVGIEPLLDAVVDFLPSPLDRGTTEALNDEGESISVDNGVDAPLAALAFKLVHDGQSGRLVYVRVYRGVLERGMTVINPRTGQRERIGRMVRVVADRREELSRAEAGDICAVVGLRGFLTGDTLSDLDAIVSLEPPQFPQPVVSFAVEPRTSADRERMSVALQRLAEEDPTFRTYTDAETGQTIMAGMGELHLEVLLTKLARDHRVELNSGAPQVAWRETIERSAEADHLLKKQNGGQGSYARVSLRVEPLPAGSGNRVENRVQGGAIPSQFMRPVHAGIESALEAGVLRDSPVVDVLVTILDGHSHAKDSNDLAFRLAAIEATREALRAARPVLLEPLMAVECTVPEAHQGDILGDLSRRRGQVLGLGMPAQNGVTVVRAEVPLAELFGYADAIRSLSKGRASYTMKPARYERAPLSAIIT; encoded by the coding sequence ATGAGAACGACAACGACAAACACCACCCCTGCGACCCAGCGTGAACGCATCCGCAACATCGGCATTGCCGCCCACATCGATGCGGGCAAGACCACGCTTACCGAGCGCATCCTGCTCGCGTCCGGCGCGATCCACCACGCGGGAGACGTGCATGAGGGCAACACCACCACTGACTTCGATCCGCTGGAACGTGCCAAAGGCATTACCATTTCGGCGGCGGCGATTCCGTGTGCGTGGACACCACGTGAAGAGACTGGCGTCGCCAAGCTCTTCGCGGGGCAGCGTCATGCCCTCAACATCATCGACACACCCGGCCACGTGGATTTCACGGCCGAGGTGGAGCGCTCCATGCGCGTGCTGGATGGCGCCATCGCTGTCTTCAGCGGCGTGGATGGCGTGCAGCCACAGTCTGAGACTGTGTGGCGCCAGGCCGACCGCTATGGCGTGCCACGCCTTGCGTTCGTCAACAAGATGGACCGCACTGGCGCGGACTTCATGCGCGTGGTGAAGCAACTGCAAACCCAACTCGGCACGAATGCGTGGCCCGTACTCGCACCCATCGGTGCGGAAGACGAGCTGCGTGGTCAGGTCGATGTCATCAGCCAGCGTCGCTACATCTTCTCCAGGGAATCCCAGCAGAGCTGCACGGTGGAGGAAGGACCATCCGATGATGATGGCCCTGCTGCCGCACTGCGCTCAGAACTCGTGAATCGCATCGCGGAGCTCGACGATGTGGTGGCGGAGCTGTGGCTGAGTGATCAGACCGTGCCCGACGAGGTGCTTCGAGCTGCGGTGCGACGCCAGACCCTCGCCGGCAAGTTCGTGCCAGTGATTGGCGGAAGCGCGTACCGCTATGTCGGCATCGAGCCCCTGTTGGATGCCGTGGTGGATTTTCTCCCCTCCCCACTCGATCGCGGAACAACGGAAGCCCTCAATGACGAAGGTGAATCCATCTCCGTGGACAACGGTGTGGACGCGCCGCTGGCCGCGCTTGCCTTCAAGCTGGTGCACGATGGCCAGTCAGGACGTCTCGTGTACGTGCGCGTCTATCGTGGCGTACTGGAGCGCGGCATGACGGTGATCAATCCCCGTACAGGTCAACGCGAACGCATCGGCCGCATGGTTCGTGTCGTGGCGGATCGTCGCGAAGAGCTGTCGCGTGCTGAGGCGGGTGACATCTGCGCCGTAGTCGGTCTGCGTGGCTTCCTCACCGGAGACACGTTGTCCGATCTCGATGCCATCGTGTCTCTGGAGCCCCCGCAGTTCCCGCAACCGGTCGTCTCCTTCGCTGTGGAACCGCGCACCAGCGCTGACCGCGAACGCATGAGCGTGGCACTGCAACGCCTTGCCGAGGAGGACCCGACTTTCCGCACCTACACCGATGCCGAGACCGGCCAGACCATCATGGCCGGCATGGGTGAGTTGCATCTTGAGGTGCTGCTTACCAAACTGGCACGCGACCATCGCGTGGAGTTGAACTCCGGCGCTCCGCAAGTGGCCTGGCGTGAAACCATCGAGCGCAGTGCCGAGGCTGACCACCTTCTGAAAAAGCAGAACGGTGGACAGGGCAGCTATGCCCGCGTGTCTTTGCGCGTAGAGCCCCTGCCTGCGGGCAGTGGCAACCGTGTGGAGAACCGTGTTCAAGGCGGCGCCATCCCCTCACAGTTCATGCGCCCGGTGCATGCGGGCATTGAGTCCGCACTCGAAGCCGGTGTACTGCGTGACAGCCCTGTGGTGGACGTGCTGGTCACCATCCTCGATGGTCACTCGCATGCGAAAGACTCGAACGACCTGGCCTTCCGCCTGGCCGCCATTGAGGCCACACGCGAGGCGTTGCGTGCGGCACGTCCGGTGCTGTTGGAGCCGCTCATGGCGGTGGAATGCACCGTGCCGGAAGCGCACCAAGGAGACATCCTTGGTGACCTCAGTCGTCGACGCGGTCAGGTGCTGGGTCTGGGCATGCCTGCCCAGAACGGCGTCACCGTCGTGCGTGCTGAGGTGCCCCTCGCGGAACTGTTCGGGTATGCGGATGCCATTCGCAGCCTGAGCAAGGGCCGTGCGAGCTACACCATGAAGCCTGCGCGCTATGAGCGGGCGCCGCTTAGCGCCATCATTACCTGA